TATTTAGTTTTCTGGGGTTTAGTTCGACACAGAGTAAGAGAAACGAGACAACAGAGAGGAGAGTGAGGAAACAAAGACACGGATAGACACCGTTTGGAACTCCACTCCTTGGATGGATCCCAACTGTTTATCCCAACTCTCCCATCTAGACCGGTTAAACCATGCGCAGATCCAGCCCATGGCCTAAGATCACAGTTTAGGTGTTAATGGACACAGTCAAGGACGCAACCCTTCTACCCAACCATCACACCTCTTCGTATATAACTAGAAATAGAAGAATAAGAATGTATGTAAATAGATAAGAGAAGAACGGATGCAACCTTGAACCGATCAGACCATAGACTCGACCATTAGGTCCCCCGGCTTAGTCTGATGGATCACCGGTCCATCACATACCTTGGAGCCTTGCTCAGAATTTTCCACTTCTTCTCCTTGACGGATTCTCCCATCCTTAGCTGGTATCTCTTTCTCAAACAATTCCTCTCGCCGGAAAGTAAACACCACCGCAATCGGCCTTTCTCTTGGTcggactctctctctctctttctctttcagaatatttctctaaatttttACTCTGGATACTGATGATTAGAATCGACAGAGATGCCCTCTATTTATTTATGGAGAATGAATGGCCAGGACTTGCAATGCGAACATTTACAACTTGTTAGACGGATGGGTACGAATTGATCGAAAAGTTGCAACCTTGGCCAGTCCCGCCCCATCGCCTATAACTGTCCCTTATTGGGTCGGTCTCAAGCCCAACCAGTTACCCAATCCCTGTAGACTTATCCCACAGCCTACTCCAAGGCGTCACCGGCCCTTAACCAACCTTGTCGGACTAACCAGCCCGCCACCGGCCCGGACACGGAACAACTGCCCGAGACCTGAACACTCCTTCCATCTGAGTTGAGTTGACTCTCAACTGAGTAAGATAGTagctcagaaaaaaaaagatagtagCTCAGCTAGTTGAGCTGACATAACTTGGACCGAGCTAGACTGAACTTGACCGAGATTTGTTGAGATGATCGAGCTACCCGTCTATCTCGTCCAGCTATCGTACAACTCGACCAGCTCCGTTATCCTTACTTCCATCCTCGTTTGGTTAAGTCTTAGCCTTCTAATATACTTAGCCTTCTATTTCGATCATGGAACAATTGCCTTTGATCTCATGATCGACTGGTACGTTTCATCGAACTATTGTCCATCCCGATGATCCTATCTCGGGGATACGACAGTTCAAGTATAAGGTGAACATTACAGGtcatcaatattttattttaaaatggtgAAGAGTTTCGGTGATTCCAAAACTCTTTTCATAATAATGCGTGTACAAACAAATAgaaatatctttttgttttctgtttaaaCAAGACAGGACATGTGATCATTTGATCACTTTTGAACGCATGAATTAACTTCCCACCTGTCTTTGAAACCACCCAAATGCAATCAGATTATGCATCTATAACTTGATGCCCAACACGCAAGTTTCAAAAGAGATGGCAATAATAAATCTTGTAAGATCGTAAAGAAAAATCTCGCATTACGAACTTATAATCTGATtcgtttcacaaaaaaaaagaatttataatcTGGCTTAGCAATAAAACTAGAAAGTTAACAAATTAAGGAACGTCGAAATTTCTGGATGATATGAGATACAATGTAGTTAAGAAGCCAAGTAGACCAATCCGTATAAAGCATTGACcaaaaagaaagcaaaaagTTGATGACGAATTCAACTCTTTTATACTAAGAACTAAGAAGAGACGTAAaacaacagtttttttttccttcctcTTCTTTAACAAATCAattcaagaaaaagaaaatcataacCAAGCTCTGTGACTTGTTTGTTTTGTACTTCCAACAAGAGGATACAACAAAAGCTCTGGAATACACATCTCAACTCGAGTAGAAATCACAAAAGCTCTGGAATACACATCTCAACAAAAGCTTCTTGGATTATAAAGTACGAGCGTacggaggaggagaaggaaggaGAAGAGGGAGAAATGAACTGGAATTATGGAACGGGAGAGAGTATAATATATGAAGTCGGATTCTCCTCGGAAATGGCGCCTGAGAAAAGAGATGCTCCAAAACTCCGGCGAGTACCACCGTGTACTCCTTTAACATCTCGGCCAATACTGTCACCAGCAACATTCTTGATTTCTTTATTCTCTCAATCGAaccttcttctcttttctttgtGTCTCTTAATTTTTACAACTACATGTGTCTTTATATAGTTTAAGAGGGGAAGTAAAATGACTCAAGTAAAATCTAGGGGTGTCTTATACCGTCTCCgccttggttttttttttttttttgtcaacccgCCTTGGTTTTCTTTACTTTCTAAATATATCAtttcgatttatatttattacataaatatctTATTTGACGAATCATAAATCAAATGTTTTTTacataacatttattattatttgacttttactattaaaagtataaaaataatatcataccTGTTATCTAGATTTTCTTACTTTTACAAGgtatacaataaataaatatgtttacttTTATACTGTTGTCAAAAGCATaccttattatataaagtttggttctttaaagttattaattaacaCGATTACAACACATggcagttatatattttaggttgtgacatgtgtttgcaaatattgtttattttttaaaatcataaagaaaatataatttttagaaaaattaatagCAATTATCATTAATagtaattatcctttttatttatttttctaaattcaaagccaataattaacatgattgcgacacatgacagttatatattttagattgtgacatgtgtttgcaaatattgtttatttttccaaaatcataaagaaaaagataattgttaaaaaaatcaatagtaattaacttttttatttatttttctaaaatcataaagaaaagataattgtTAAAAACAAATTGATAGTAATTATCCctttttaaatctaaaacaaaaaatgttaaaaagtgtttaatgttaatttccctttattcaaatcctaattaaaaagataataaaatgaaaagaacTACAATTATTTGGATATTAACACgatgttttaaaaaaagtaacagtaattttaattttaacaaatCCTATACCAAAACCGATTGgtacaaataattaatttaatactaatttttcttttctaaaatcataaagaaaagataACTGTGAAACAATATTTGATAgtagttttccttttttaaaatcttaaaccaaGAAATTGTTAAAGAGTgtttaatgttatttttccTTTATTACAAtccttaataaaaaaatcataaaaccaaaaGTAACTACAAtcattcaaatatatatatacttaaatatataattgtcaaGTGTCACGATcatattaattaacaattttGAACAAGCAActtttaagtaattttattttttttaataagtttatgttaaaaacttataaacaaaaaataacttcaaatatttcaGTCGAGGCATGTgtcaattaaaatattagattgtGAATGTGTCAATAAAAATCTGCCATtactttaaaattgtaaaactattagtgatattgaaaaaaacgaattttgaaaatggCACTTTTAATGGCACTTTATAAATggcaaaatatttaatattaacttGAGATAATTATTgcaaagtattttttttataaatcctagaaaaaaataattttaaaatattgtgtaatatttatttatttttctaagatACTAAAACactgtaaaataatatttgaaagttgttttccttttttaaaaaacaacaaatcctatacaaaagagatttgtatcatatttttaagtCATAACCAGAAGAGAATtgtaaaaagttattttataaaaaagttaatagagaatttgatgatgaacaaaatactaaaaattatttaattaacaaaagaagtgtaaaattataaaaaatatttaataaaacattaaattattacataaaatgtataaTGTTGTCACTGACTCAATTGTAATTATTtgactttcaatttttttttatttttcatttaatttcttattttatgttGGGTTCAATCTAAACCTTTAGATATAGTGTTTATCCTAATCCAAGTAGAAAGTTGATAACAAATCATCTATGTgccatgattataaaatataaattgtaacttaaacttatgtatgaaaatatgtttttaattataaaataaatctcacaaacatatgcaaatcaatcataaaatgataataaaataattattattttatgttttattaatgcaacgcaacgggctcatatctagtaaataaataattatatgtctATACTTTCAGCCTCTTTGCCAAAATAGATATCctcaatataaattattaatcaatttttgaattagcaaacatttttttttaattagtaaacAAAAAGTAATCAACTATATATGATCACACTACAAACTAACTCGGAATCCCCTTTTTACCAAATCTCCTGTAAATTAAAACTAACGTTACCAATTTATATAATGGGATACTTTGaacatatattattaacaagaaacaacaaaatcagagttaaaaaaaatatggacttttttttaaactacgatttaattataattaaggGCTGTGACAAAAGTTTGAGCAATAGAAAACGACCAAGTGTTTTTGGGAAAGAGAAATTGCGCATTGTATTGGATATGCATCTGACCACCAATTTGTTGTGCGGGACCTAGTTAGAACCGGATGATGTTTATCCCTAAAATATGACAAAAGTTACAAGCATAgtagaaaaaagaaattaaagcaTTGGTAACAAGATAACCACAAAGATTATTTTTTGGACTTTGGAGTTAGTTTATGAAGATAACGACACCAATCTACAATAAAATCATGGATGTTTTGAAGATTAATTTAAGAGGTTAAAATGCGTATGGAGCGTTTCTTCTAGCGGGTCCAAGTTCTTAACGCAGGACGGAGTCAAAATCTGTGGAAAGATTTCTGTGAGCTGAGTTCAATAATATACTATTTCTCTTATACTCCATTATTGGAGATTTTCATATTGGGAAAGTCATTGATAAAATTATAGGATAATTGGGCCACTCTCCTAATTGTAATTATAACGAATATGTATAATTATGATCTATATTCTATAACATATTATTTAAGAggtgattttgcttacttgtcatcttctccataattttaggagaaattttataaatacattttgtGTAGTACCACAATTCAATAATACCatcaatttaaaaacattttcacaaatacacttTTCATTAATATGTAAAAGACAAAATTAACCCTACTTATCTCTAAGATATCACGACTTTTTTCTCGGTTGTGACCTTCTTCTCTTTGTATACATCGTCTCTCTCCTCCGGATTCATCGTCGTCGTCTAAAGTCATCGTTGAGTTCCGACATCTCTGTCTCACGGTGAAACCATTATTCCTGATAGATCCAGAGGCTCACGGTGAAAGCGAAATCGATTGGATTGGAAATCATGATGAAGAATTTCTACAAGTCTATCCTAATTCTTAATCTTCTACTCGGAGGTTGCTCATCCTAATTGTCCATTGGAGATGGCTCTTCCTCCTCCTGCACAAGGAATGTCTCGGGTTCGTGCCTCAAAGGCACTGTGCGAGCTGTTTTGGAAGAGGAGAAGACATGCGTTGTAAAGGAGAGGGACGTGGAAGACAAGAGATTGACGTGCGTGATGAAGTTCGGTGGATCCTCGGTGGCGACGGGGGAGAGAATGAGAGAAGTGGCGGATTTGATTTTGGCGTTTCCGGAGGAGAGTCCGGTCATTGTTCTTTCTGCGATGGGGAAGACAACCAACAATCTCTTGCTTGTAATGCTGAAAGCTCTAACCTTTATAATTTGTTATTGTGTTCAAGGTTTTGAATTTGAGCTTCTGATTTGTTGTGTTAGTTTAGGCGGGAGAGAAGGCTGTGAGTTTTGGTGTTTCTAATGCATCTGAGATTGAGGAACTGAGCATTATAAAGGAATTGCATCTCAGGTTTTGATTCACTGTATTACATTAAAGTCTCTCTGCTTGGTATTGGTTTTTATAAagaatgtgtttttttgttgtttcaggACAGTGGCAGAGCTCAAGATCGACCCCTCTGTTGTTACATGTAAGAGTAGTATTGTTTGTTCATGTAACTTTGTACACTAGGAGATTTGTTCTCGCTATTTTAATTAGGCTCATTGTGATGAGTTTGGTAAAATATTCAAGAGCTTATTGCatttattgt
The Raphanus sativus cultivar WK10039 chromosome 1, ASM80110v3, whole genome shotgun sequence DNA segment above includes these coding regions:
- the LOC108850989 gene encoding aspartokinase 1, chloroplastic isoform X2, whose translation is MKFGGSSVATGERMREVADLILAFPEESPVIVLSAMGKTTNNLLLAGEKAVSFGVSNASEIEELSIIKELHLRTVAELKIDPSVVTSFLEELEQLLKGIAMMKELTLRSRDYLVSFGECMSTRIFATYLNKIGVKARQ
- the LOC108850989 gene encoding aspartokinase 1, chloroplastic isoform X1 codes for the protein MKFGGSSVATGERMREVADLILAFPEESPVIVLSAMGKTTNNLLLAGEKAVSFGVSNASEIEELSIIKELHLRTVAELKIDPSVVTSFLEELEQLLKGIAMMKELTLRSRDYLVSFGECMSTRIFATYLNKIGVKARQVCPPSYFSILFNSLWK